One stretch of Podospora bellae-mahoneyi strain CBS 112042 chromosome 2, whole genome shotgun sequence DNA includes these proteins:
- a CDS encoding hypothetical protein (EggNog:ENOG503P4RX), whose product MAPTILTLLRRHLPSDIQSLGPLAAHTILLARDGDDTKDDPTVKVTHPGVIHPNEVNNNAIFAVFGLLGAGFVIVGIWFFFWAKNGGFYFKEGDWEDYKSTVLRRPKIGPNGTVYSDVTASTVLGGGSVYKDVDDRTVVTGVTRDGGGRDDDLTTVVSATTGITGITGGVSDFSGREKRRMKREQKEREKERKREDKRREKERKSRRKVGTDGEVVDEEAERLAEEQLRMYRHEKAARVGGINREADGSEWDGSTNPSWSEVSPSGRGMAESTADGGSEVTEGLMAGQQRTPKKEEKKERGIRKVYSTADKNAVRENEKIRAEARKLREEGRRAAAQEKALQPRESRRIKRDFSFTAGAEEAVALRRIDEGNEIASEGTSANTYSDYTRARSKSRPRPPPSEVSSSMPGGWAQSEVSAATASTDDSGTKVYTHSHHIPIASSVSDFAYAEDKRKRRGGAGARRERERTRRDDTSSVD is encoded by the coding sequence ATGGCACCAAcaatcctcaccctcctccgccgtcacctcccctccGACATCCAATCCCTCGGCCCCCTAGCCGcccacaccatcctcctcgcccgcgACGGCGACGACACCAAAGACGACCCCACCGTCAAGGTCACCCACCCCGGCGTGATCCACCCCAACGaggtcaacaacaacgccaTCTTCGCCGTGTTCGGTCTTCTAGGCGCCGGGTTCGTCATCGTCGGGATTTggttcttcttctgggccAAGAACGGGGGGTTTTACTTCAAggagggggattgggaggatTACAAGTCTACCGTTCTTCGGCGTCCTAAAATCGGGCCTAACGGTACGGTTTACAGCGATGTGACTGCGTCGACTGTTTTGGGCGGCGGGAGTGTGTACAAGGATGTGGATGATAGGACTGTCGTTACGGGGGTGACGAGGGATGGCGGGGGAAGGGATGATGATTTGACTACTGTTGTTTCGGCCACGACGGGCATCACGGGCATTACCGGGGGGGTGTCGGATTtctcggggagggagaagagaaggatgaagagggagcagaaggagagggagaaggagaggaagagggaggataagaggcgggagaaggagaggaagtcgaggaggaaggttgggacggatggggaggtggtggatgaggaggcggagaggttggctGAGGAGCAGCTGAGGATGTATAGACAtgagaaggcggcgagggtgggggggattAATCGGGAGGCGGATGGGAGTGAGTGGGATGGGAGCACGAATCCTTCTTGGTCGGAGGTGAGCCCGAGTGGGAGAGGTATGGCGGAGAGCACAGCCGATGGGGGCAGCGAGGTTACTGAAGGCTTGATGGCTGGACAGCAGAGGAcgccgaagaaggaggagaagaaggagaggggtaTCAGAAAGGTTTACAGCACTGCCGACAAGAATGCTGTGAGGGAGAATGAGAAGATCAGGGCAgaggcgaggaagttgagggaggaggggagacgGGCGGCTGCGCAGGAGAAGGCGCTGCAGCCgagggagtcgaggaggATTAAGAGAGATTTCAGCTTTACTGCcggagcggaggaggcggttgcGCTGAGGAGGATTGATGAGGGGAATGAGATTGCGAGTGAGGGCACTTCGGCGAACACCTACTCTGATTACACGAGGGCTAGGTCCAAGTCCAGACCTAGACCTCCACCGAGTGAGGTTTCGAGCAGCATGCCGGGTGGATGGGCTCAGAGTGAGGTCAGCGCCGCTACTGCCAGCACTGACGACTCGGGCACCAAGGTCTACACGCACTCTCATCACATCCCCATTGCCTCTTCCGTGAGCGACTTTGCGTATGCCGAggacaagaggaagagacgcggtggtgccggagccagaagggagagagagaggactAGACGGGATGATACCAGCAGCGTTGATTAA